GACCTCGCCCGCCTCGGGCGCGGTCTTGACGCGAGCGGCAATGCGCGCGCCCGCCGCGTCGAAATCGGCGCGGTTTTCCGAAGTTACCAGCGCGCCGACCTTGCGATAGCCGAGATCGCGCTCGCCCTGCGCATCAAGATAGCCGACGAGATCGCCGTAAAAGCGCGCGCCTGCGGCATACATCTCGTACCATTTCGGCTCTTCGACCTGCGTGGCCCAAGGGCAGACGATCCCCGCCCCGGCCATGGTCGCCTTGCCGGGATGGCCGTGGTCATAGACCGTGACCTCGACTCCCGAGCGCGCCAGTTGCAGCGCGGTGCTTGCGCCAAACATCCCCGCGCCAATCACGATTGCTCGCATCTTTCGTCCTTCCTTGCGCCCCCGCGCGGGGGCCGTCTTGCTGCTTTGCCGGAAGCGCGCCCCCGGCGAAGCGATCAGTCCACGCTCACGCCCGACATCCGCCCGGTGCCAAAGACCGCAGGCACATAGCCTTTCACATCCTTCGACACGACGATCAGCTGATCCGAGCCGCCAAACATCACCGCCGGAACCTGATCATAGAGGATATGCTGCGCCTCATCATACAGCTTGGCGCGCTCGGCCTGATCGCTGATCGCACCGGCCTTGGCCATGACCGCGTTGAAGTCGGGATCGCACCACGAGCCGACATTCGACGGGCTGGGCACGCCCTTGGAATCGCAGGTGAAATAATTGTTCGGGATCTGGCTCGGATCGGGGAAATCCCAAGTGCCGCCAAACATCGCGACCTCGGCCTCGTGGTTGCGAGCGCGCTGGATATATTCCGCCCATTCATAGCTCACGATCTCGGCCTTGACCCCGATCGCGGCCCAATCGGCCTGCACCATCTCGGCGGCGCGGCGGCCATTGGGCATATAGGGCCGCGCGACCGGGATCGCCCAAAGCTCGGTCGACAGCCCATCGGGATAGCCCGCCTCGGCCAGCAGCTTCTTGGCAAGCGCGGGGTCATAGCTATAGGGCTTGAGATCATCGGCATGGCCCCAAAGCGAGGCCGGGATGACTGAGCCGGTGGGCTTGCCGAGCCCGCTGAACACGACCTCGACCAGCGCATCCATATTGATCGCATGGCCAAGCGCCTGCCGCACGCGCAGATCCTTGAACTTGTCGAGCCCGAAGTTGAAGCTGATGAAGCCGGTCGAGGGGATCGGGACATGGACGAGATCGAGCTTCTCCGAAGCCTCGATCTGAGGCGCGTCGGTCAGGTTCGGATAAAAGGCGATGCCGCATTCCCCCGCGAGCGCGCGCTGGACGCGGACCGAGGCATCGGGGCTGATCGCCATAATGATCGCATCGACCTTGGGCATGGCGCTGTCTTTGCCCGCCGCCACGCCCCAAGTGCCCGCGAAGGGCAGCAGCCGCACGATCGAGTCGCTCTGATAGGCCTGAAGCTGGAAGGGGCCGGTGCCAATCGGCTCGCGGTCGAATTGTTCGGGCTTGCCCGCCTTGAGCAGAACATCGGCATATTCCGCCGAGGTCATCGCGATCGAGCCATGCGACATGATGCCGATAAACGGCGCGAGCGGCGCCTTGAGGTGGAAAACCACCGTATAATCATCGCGCTTTTCGACGCTGTCGATCGCATCGGCAAGCTTGGTCGCGAAGGTGATGTAATTGCCGCCGTTGATCTCGTGATAGGGATGGCCCGGGTCCATCATGCGCTGGAAGGTGAAAAGCACGTCATCGGCGTTGAAGGGGCGGCTCGGGGTGAAATCGGCATTGGCCTGCCACGCCACATCCTTGCGCAGATGGAAGGTGTAATCCTTGCCGTCGGCGCTGACCTCCCAGCTTTCGGCGAGCGAGGGCTCGATGGTCGAGCCGCCCGGCGCGACCTCGACCAAAGTGTCATAGATCTGGCCAAGAACGGTCGCGGTGGTGCCGCTGCTCGACAGATGCGGGTTGAAGACCTCGGGCGAGCCCTCGAGGCAGACGGTCAGCGTCCCGGCCATCGCAGGCGCGACCCCCAGCGTCAGCGCGGTTCCCCCCAGCGTCAGCGCGGTCCTCAATGTCAGCGCGGCCCCCAATCTCAGCGCAGTTAAAGCCGGAACTGGCAATTTCATCTCGATCTCTCCCTCTTGCGCGCCCCATGCGGGCAGATCGGCACTTCCGGCTGTCTCGCTCGGTTGGCGCACCGCTTTCTCGAAAAGTCACATTGCGCAACATGAAGGTCAAATGCATTGTTGGCCGAGCTGCATAACCAAAACTCATGGGACCGCGATGAATATCCGCCAGATCGAAGCCTTTCACGAGACGATGGAGACCGGCTCTGTCACGCGTGCAGCGGAACGGCTGGGCGTGTCCCAGCCCGCGATTTCGAAACTGCTCAAGGCCTTGATGGAGGATTGCGGCTTCCAGCTTTTCCATCGCAAGGGCGGGCAGCTGGTGCCGACGCGCGAGGCTCAGCTGTTCGCGACCGAGGTCGCGGCGCTGTTCAACGGAACGCGGCGGTTGAAGAAAGTCGCGCAGGCGATCCGCCAGAACGAGCTGGGCGAGGTCAGCGTCGCCGCGCCCCCTGCGGTGGTGACGCGGTTTTTGCCGACCGCGCTGGCCGAAGGTTTGCAGGACCTGCCCGATCTTCTGGTGCAAATCGTCTCGCGCCCCTCGCCTCAGATCATCGACATGGTTGGGGCGGGGCTGCTGGATCTCGGCGTGGTCACGATGGCAACGGATCGCCCCGATCTTGAGGCCGAGCATCTGGCGACGCTGCCGCTCATCTGCCTCTTGCCCGCGGACCATCCGCTGACCGCGAAGGCTGAGCTCTGCATCGAGGATCTGCGCGAGCAGCCCATCGTCACTTTGCCCTCAAGCGATTGCACCTTCAGCCGCACCGATCGCAGCTTTCAGATGCGCAGCGTGCCGATGGGGCGGCGCATCGAAGTGCCCTATTCGGAAACCGCCGCCCATATGGTCGCGCAGGGCGTCGGCGTGGCGATTGTCGCGCCTTTCGTCGGTCTGGAATATGGCCCCGACCGCATCGCGCGGCGCCCCTTGCTGCCTGCCGATCACATTGATCTGTGGCTGCTGCGTCCCCGCAACCGCGCGCTGTCTTTGGCGGCGGCGCGGGTGCGTCAGGTCATCCTTGCAGCCTTCGCGCCCGACTGAGCCAAGAGGGGCGCGCAAACGAAAAGGACGGGCCAAGCCCGTCCTCGTCACATTCGCTTTTCATGCCAATCCGAAAGGAACGGATCAGTTTGATTTCGGCGTACCGAGATTGCGGAAATCGGTGTAAGCGCCCTGCTCGCCGGTCTTGCCGTCGACGGTCAGAAGCTTGCCGCTTTCGAGATCATAGACCAGAGCAATCGCCCGCCCATCCTTGCGGCCGGTCGCATTGATCTTGCCATCGCCGCGCGTCACCTTGATGTCGGTGAGGCCCTTCGAGGTCAGGAAATCAGTGACTTGGGTGTCGCTGAGCCGCTCGGTCGAGGCCGGAAGCGAATCTGCGGGAACGGTTGTCACCGTGGTTGTGGTGGTCTGCGCCACAGCGGCGCCTGCCAGAAGCAGGCTGATCGCGCCCACTTTCACCCCGGTGCGAATGATCGAATATTTGTCTTTCAGCATAGGTGCCTCCAATATTTCGATTATCATCCTCAACGCGAAACCCCGGCTTGGGATGCACCGGGTCACGGATATGTGAGGACGGATCGCGCGGCGCCACGGCGCTGCTTGGACTGATTCCCGCCCTGCCCAGAGCGGCAGCCGCGCGGAAATCCGCGCCGCGCCCGGCCGCGAAAAAATCGCCCAACCGGGCACGCCTTGGCGCGAATCGCAAAGATTTCGGCGCGCGTTGCACATCGCGCCCCCGCCGCCTCCCGCAGAGTTTGGCAGTTACAAAAATATTCTTGGGAGGATTTTATGCATAAAATTGCAGCCGGATTGTGCTTTCTGCTGACCAGCACCGCGCTTGGCCATGCCGCGCCGCGCACCGATCTGAGCGCCGCGCAACTGCGCGCGCCCGCCGCAGAAGCAGGCACCGAAGCCGCCACGGAAACCCGGCTTGTCGAGAACGCGGCCTTTGTCGCGCCAGAGGGCGCGGCGGCGGCCTCGGACGGGTTCGAGGGGACGCTGCACTTGGGCGAAACCTTGATGACGACAGAGCCCGCCAAGCTGAAAAGCGACAATCTGCTGGGCAAGGATCCGGCCTATTTCCCGAAAATCGCGATCTCCTTCACCACGGTTAACGGCAATCTCGTGCCGCTGACGCAAGATGTGATCCGCGCGGGCTCGCTGCCCGAGGGCAAGAGCTTTTGGGACACGATCGTCCAGCCCGGCGCCGTCTGGTCCGAGCCCGGCGACGACGGCTGGAACCGCGCCTCTTTCCCCTTCGCGCTGATGCACAGCATCGAGGGCGAGACCCATAACGGCGTCGCGACCTTTCTCTACAAGGGCTCCGAAGTCAGCGCGGTCCGGATGCAGATCGTGAACCAAACCGCACCCTTCTATGTCGAGGATCGCTTCACCGCGGCGGCGACCCTGCCCGCGAGTTTCTCGCCCGAGGTCACCGGCGACGCCAAAGCCGCAAGGCAGACCTTCGAGGCCGCCGAAAAGGACGCCTATCCGACCGCCCCCTGGAGCGAATTCGTCGCGAAATATGGCCAAGAGGTGGCGGATGGTTTCGATGGCACCATCGGCGCGGATGAGCGCGTCGCGGCCGCGATCACCGTCGATGGCACGATGTATGTCAAATATTGCCCGACGCCGATGGGCGAGCTGCCCTATTGCGCGCGCCAGCGCTTCGGCGTCTGGTCGGTGACCAAGGCCGCGACCAACGAGATGGCGATGCTCTCGCTCGCCCAGAAATTCGGCGCCGGGATCTATGACCAAAAGCTGGTCGAGCTGATCCCCGAAGCGAAAGGTCTTGAGGGCTGGGACCGGGTCACGCTTGGCAATCTGGTGAATATGAGCTCGGCCATGGGCTATGGCTCGCATCAGGCCAAGCCCTATACGGTCAGCGATCCCTTCGACGATCATTACTACGCCTGGTATGAAGCGCCAACCACCGCCGACAAGCTCGCGGTCCTGCTGCCCGCCGCCAAGCCCTATCCTTGGCTGCCGGGCGAAGTGATCCGCTACCGCGACGAAGATATGTTCCTGCTCGGCGTCGGCCTGACCCGCGTCGTGCAAAAGCATGGCTATGCCAATGTCTGGGATTATCTCGAAAAAGAGGTCTATGGCCCGATCGGCATTCATTACGCGCCGACCAACAAGACCATCGAAAGCGAGCCCTCCAAGGATCAGTCGCTGATGGCCTATGGTTATTATCCGACGCTTGGCGATATGGCGAAATTGGCCGAGTTGATCCATCAGGACGGCAAATTCGGCGGCAAACAGATCCTTTCGGCCGAAAAGGTCAAGGAGCTGCAGCCGCGCGAGGGCCATATCGGTTTGCCGACCGGCGAGCGGGAGCGGCCCTATTATCACGAGGCCTTCTGGTACAGTCAGATGGATTCGAAATGGGGCTGCGCGCTTTATTATCCGGCGATGACCGGCTTTGGCGCGAATTACGTCGCGATCTTCCCGAAAGACATCACCACGATCCGGATTGCCAAAAACCTCGACAACACCCGGCCCTCACGCACGATGGACAATTTCGAAGAAACCGCCGATGCCATCGCCGATTTGTGCGAGTGATCCCCGCGCCGTTTTGAGCCGTCCTATGCGTATGGCTTTCAAATCGGACCGAAAGGCGAATTGACATGGCACGGGCGGCATTGACGCGCGGATAGCGCGCCACCGTCCTGATCGAGAGCCGCCCGCCTTGCACGTGCAGGGCGGGCGTTTTGATGCCCGCGCCTTTTGCGACTCAGCCCTGTCAGCCTGATTCGCTGCACGCGAATCGCTTTGACTTGCGCCGCGCTGCTCTTTGCCAATGCCGGGCGAGCTTTCGCCGAGACTTGATTCCGCCCGGCGGGGGCGTCGCATCCCTTGCACGACGCTCTAAATATTACCGATATCTATCATAGCGTTACCAAGATAATTTCGCTAAAAATTCAGAAATTGCACGGCTTGCAAAAAACATTTGTCGTCTGGCCGGGCAATCGCGTAACATCAAATGGCGTTCAACAACGAACGCGACCCATCAGCCCCATGCCTTGCGCATTTGCTGATGAAAAACCTTCCACATAATCAAATGCAATCGGTCACTCCGCGTTTTGCCGCGTCGTGATTCTCATTTCCTCACCCAAATCAAAAGGAATTGCATAATGAGCATGGACGGAGCGGGCATTGGCTCGGGGCCGAAGCGTGCGCGCATGCGCTTGGCTATCGATGTTGGCGGCACTTTTACCGATGTTTTCGTCCTCGATTCGGATGGAAATCAGACGGTTGCCAAAGTCCCCAGCACTTCAAATCCCATCGACGCGATTATGAATGGCGCAGAGGCCGCCAATATTGATTGGCATGATGTCGAGCTGTTTACCCACGGCACGACGGTCGCCACGAATGCGCTCATCACCCGCAATTTCAAACCCGCCGCCATGGTCACGACCGAAGGCTTTCGCGATGTTTTGGAAATCGGACGCGGCACGCGAGAGGATCCTTGGGACGCTTATAAAGAGGGCACGCCGCCCTATGTGCGCCGCCGCGACCGTTTTGTTGTCTCCGAGCGCATCAATTATCGCGGCGAGATCATCGAGCCTTTGGACGAGGTTCAGGCCCGCGAAGTCGCCCGCATTTTGCGCAAGCGCGGCGTGACGGCGGTCGCGGTTTGTTTCATCAACGCCTATGTCAATGGCGTGCATGAGGCGCGCATGGCCGAGATCCTCGCCGAAGAGCTGGGCCCCGAGGTCGCGATCACCACCTCGCATGAAACCCATCCCGAGATCTTCGAGGATGACCGTTTCTCGACCACGGTGGCGAATACGATCCTCGCGCCAATCATCCGCCCCTATGCGCGCGACATCGCCCGGCGCACCCGCGATGCGGGCTATGAGGCCGATGTCTTGCTGCTCCATTCGGGCGGCGGCGTGATGACCCCGGCCACGGCCGAGAAATATGCCGCGCGTCTGGCCGCCTCGGGCATTGCGGCAGGCGCGATTGCCAGCAAATATTTCGCCGAGCTCTGCGGCTATTCCAATGCGATCGGGCTCGATATGGGCGGGACCTCCGCCGATATTTCGCTGGCCGAGAACGGCCATCTGCGCACCACCGACAAATGGGAGGTCGATTGGGGCCATCCGATCTGTTTCCCCTCGATCGAGGTTCTGACCATCGGCGCAGGCGGCGGCTCGATCTCTTGGCTCGACAAAGCGGGCTCGCTTCGGAATGGGCCGCAATCGGCGGGCTCGACCCCCGGCCCGGCTTGCTACAAGGCGGGCGGCACCGAGCCCACGAACACCGATGCCAATATCATCCTTGGCCGCGTCGGCAGCTCGCTTGCGGGCGGCAAGAAGGCGCTGGACCGCGACGCGGCGCTCACCGCGATGACCCGGATCGCCGAGCCGCTGGGGCTGGACCATGTCGAGGCCTCGCTTGCGACTTTGCGGGTGGCCAATGCCAATATGGCCGATGCGGTGCGTCTGATCTCGATCGCCCGCGGCCATGATCCGCGCGATTTCGCGCTGGTGGCTTTTGGCGGGGCGGGGCCGCTTCACGGCGTCGATATTGCGCGCGAGCTCAATATCCCAGTGGTCATCGTTCCGCCCAATCCGGGCGTGACTTCGGCGGTCGGCTGTATGCTGGTCGATGTCCAACATGATGTCACTCAGATGTTCTTCCAAGATGCCGCCTCGGCGGAGCCCAAGGACATCGAGGCCGCCTTCAAACTGCTGGAGCTTGAGGGCCGCGACCGTCTGGAGCGCGACGGCGTTGCTGCGAAAGACATGACGTTCCAGCGTTTTGTCGACATGCGCTATCGCGGGCAATGGCGCTCGCTCGCGGTGCCGGTGCCGGGCGAGGTCAAATCGATGGACGAGGCTTTGGCGATCTTTCACGACGAATATGAGAAAGCCCATAACTTCCGCCGCGAGGATTTCCCGGTCGAGATCTACCGCCTCACGGTGCGCGCGATCGGCGTCACCCCGAAGCCGACCTTCCCCAAAGTCGCGATCGACCCGAGCCGCGAGGCCGTCTCGAAAGGCACGCGCGAGGTCTGGTTCCACGGCCAGCAACAGGCGCTGACGACCACGCTTTACGACCGCGAGAACCTGCCTGCGGGCGTCACCATCAACGGCCCCGCGATCATCGACCAGCTCGATTCGACCACCGTCATCCCGCCCGGCGACGTGGCCTATATCGACCAGTGGCTCAACATCCAGATCAAGCTGGGCGCGGCATGACGCGCGCCCCCGCACTCACCCCAATCGCAACAGGAGGAGGACCGGTATGACCCGCTCAACGAAATTTACCGCTTTGTCTGACCAAGGCATCCAACATCCCCCGCCGCCCGAAAAGCGGATGACGGTGTTCAAATCCGAGCTTGACCCGATCACCTTCGAGGTCCTGCGCAACGCCTTCGTCAATATCGTCGATCAGATGGCCGAGCAGCTTTTGCGCACCTGCTATTCCTTCGTGATCTATTGCCGGGACTTTTCCTCCGGGCTCAGCGATCCGCAGGGCAATCTGGTGATGCAGGGCACGGGCGATATCGCCGCCCATGTCGGCACGCTCCATTATACCTGCAAGGCGATCATCGAGGAATTCGGCGATGACATCCATCCGGGCGATGTCTTCATCATCAATGATCCCTTCCGGGGCGGCAGCCATTTCAACGACACCCGCATCCTGCGCCCGATGTTCTACAAGGGCGAGCTGATCGGCTATTCGCAGGCCAATGGCCATTGGGCCGATATGGGCGGCGCGACGCCGGGCTCGTTCAACATCACCGCGCTTGACCATATGGGCGAGGGGCTGCGCATCACGCCGGTTCGGGTCTGGAGCAAGGGCGTCTGGCTTGATGATGTTGCGCGCATGATTGCCGCCAATACCCGCAATCCCGGCGATGTCATCGGCGATATGCAGGCGCAGGCCGAGGCGACCGCCGTCGCCGAGCGCGAGATCCAGCGGCTTTGCGACAAATACGGGGTCGAGACGATCAAGACTGCCTTCCGCGAGGTGCAGGATTGGGTCGAGGTCTTGATGCGCAACCGGCTCGCGGAATTGCCGGACGGGACCTGGTATGCCGAGGATTACATTGATCAGGATCCGAAACTCGAAGAGGGGCTGATCCCGATCAAGATCAAATTCACCATCGACGGCAATCATGCCCATTACGACCTCTCGGGCTCGCATCCCCAGATCTCGACCTTCCTCAATGCGGCCTATGGCGGCTCGTTTGCCGGGATCGTCGCGGGGACGAAATACCAGTTCCCGGACCTGCCGCTGAACTCGGGGCTTTACCGCGCGGTCACGGTCAATGTCGGCGAGCCCGGCACGGTCGTGAATGCCGAATGGCCAAGCCCCTGCGCCGGTTTCTGCTCGGGGCCCTTCGAGAAGCTGATGAATTCGGTCTTTGGCCTTTGGGCCAATATCCTGCCCGAGCGCACGATGGGCTGTGCCTTCAACCTCGAATATCTGCTGGTTGGCGGGCGCGATACCCGGATCAAGGGCCGGCCCTATTTCATGTGGTATGACTGGATGGCCGGCGGCTGGGGCGGGCGCAATGGCCGTGACGGCTTCAACGCCACCGCGCCGGTCTTTGGCGCGCAATATGGCGTCCAGCCGCTTGAAGGTCAGGAAAGGCTCGCGCCGGTGCTGACCAAATGCCACGATTTCGTGCAGGATTCCGCCGGTCCGGGCGAGTCGCGCGGCGGGCTTGGCGCGGAAAAGGGCGGCGCGGTTTTCGAGGGCGAACGCATCGTCGTCTCGTATTGCTGCGACCGCGAGCGCTCGGTGACCTGGGGGATGTGGGGCGGGCTGCCCTCGATCCCGCATGGCGTCTGGCTGAACAAGGGGACCGAGCGCGAGCGCTACCTCGGCTCGATCTTCTCGAACCTGCCGATCGAGCTCGACGATGTCTTCACCCGGCCTTCAGCGGGCGGCGGCGGCGTCGGAGATCCGCTGATGCGCGATCCCCAGCTCGTCTGCGAGGATGTCGCCGATGAATATGTCAGCGTCAAACGCGCGCGGATTGACTACGGCGTCGTCATCCGGGTCATCGACAAGGATCTTTCGCAATACGAGGTCGATGAAGAAGCCACCGTCGCAGAGCGCAAACGCATCGCCGAGGCGCGTCTGGGCTGGCTCGACGAGGATGCGGAATCGGTGGCGGCGCGCTATCGCTCGGGCGAATTCATCGACATGGATTGCATCCGGCAATATGGCGTCATTCTCGATTGGGGCAATGGCAAGCTTCTGGAAAACACCACCCGGCAATTCCGCGAGATGATGAAGCGGCGGGTTGTGCCCTATTGGGGCAAGACGCTGGCGGTGCTGAGCCGCGAAGCCTCGGATCGCGCCCGGGTCGCGGCCTGATCGGTTGGCGTGATCGGTTGGCCTAAGGCGGGTGGTCTCCACCAGATGCCCCCGCCGGAAGCCCGAACCGACGCCGCCACCAGATGCCCGAACCCGATGCCTGAGCGGGGCGCTCCGCTCAGGCAATCCGGCCCGAAGCTGGTCCAACTCTCGGCTAACGCTTTGGCCAAGCCCTTGATCCAGCCCTCGACCAAGCTTTCGGGCCAGCCTCGGGCGATCCCTCCGGGCGATCCCTTCGGCGATCTCTCGGACCCGCCCCCGGCACAGCTCTCCCTGACCAACTGGGCGGCGCGACCCGCCGCCCCTCTCTGGCCCTCGGGCCGATCCTGCGGATTTCCTTTGAACGCCTGACGCGCCCTGCCTTTGCCGCAAAGCCCTTACTTCCGCCCCATCCCGAGACCGCTGTCCTGCCGCAACCCGCGCCAATCCGAGCGCCCGAAGTCGCGGCCCGCAGTCCGGTTCTCATCGCCAAAATGGCAGGCCGAACCCACCTATCACC
This genomic stretch from Paracoccus aminophilus JCM 7686 harbors:
- a CDS encoding ABC transporter substrate-binding protein, with translation MKLPVPALTALRLGAALTLRTALTLGGTALTLGVAPAMAGTLTVCLEGSPEVFNPHLSSSGTTATVLGQIYDTLVEVAPGGSTIEPSLAESWEVSADGKDYTFHLRKDVAWQANADFTPSRPFNADDVLFTFQRMMDPGHPYHEINGGNYITFATKLADAIDSVEKRDDYTVVFHLKAPLAPFIGIMSHGSIAMTSAEYADVLLKAGKPEQFDREPIGTGPFQLQAYQSDSIVRLLPFAGTWGVAAGKDSAMPKVDAIIMAISPDASVRVQRALAGECGIAFYPNLTDAPQIEASEKLDLVHVPIPSTGFISFNFGLDKFKDLRVRQALGHAINMDALVEVVFSGLGKPTGSVIPASLWGHADDLKPYSYDPALAKKLLAEAGYPDGLSTELWAIPVARPYMPNGRRAAEMVQADWAAIGVKAEIVSYEWAEYIQRARNHEAEVAMFGGTWDFPDPSQIPNNYFTCDSKGVPSPSNVGSWCDPDFNAVMAKAGAISDQAERAKLYDEAQHILYDQVPAVMFGGSDQLIVVSKDVKGYVPAVFGTGRMSGVSVD
- a CDS encoding LysR family transcriptional regulator, producing MNIRQIEAFHETMETGSVTRAAERLGVSQPAISKLLKALMEDCGFQLFHRKGGQLVPTREAQLFATEVAALFNGTRRLKKVAQAIRQNELGEVSVAAPPAVVTRFLPTALAEGLQDLPDLLVQIVSRPSPQIIDMVGAGLLDLGVVTMATDRPDLEAEHLATLPLICLLPADHPLTAKAELCIEDLREQPIVTLPSSDCTFSRTDRSFQMRSVPMGRRIEVPYSETAAHMVAQGVGVAIVAPFVGLEYGPDRIARRPLLPADHIDLWLLRPRNRALSLAAARVRQVILAAFAPD
- a CDS encoding serine hydrolase — encoded protein: MHKIAAGLCFLLTSTALGHAAPRTDLSAAQLRAPAAEAGTEAATETRLVENAAFVAPEGAAAASDGFEGTLHLGETLMTTEPAKLKSDNLLGKDPAYFPKIAISFTTVNGNLVPLTQDVIRAGSLPEGKSFWDTIVQPGAVWSEPGDDGWNRASFPFALMHSIEGETHNGVATFLYKGSEVSAVRMQIVNQTAPFYVEDRFTAAATLPASFSPEVTGDAKAARQTFEAAEKDAYPTAPWSEFVAKYGQEVADGFDGTIGADERVAAAITVDGTMYVKYCPTPMGELPYCARQRFGVWSVTKAATNEMAMLSLAQKFGAGIYDQKLVELIPEAKGLEGWDRVTLGNLVNMSSAMGYGSHQAKPYTVSDPFDDHYYAWYEAPTTADKLAVLLPAAKPYPWLPGEVIRYRDEDMFLLGVGLTRVVQKHGYANVWDYLEKEVYGPIGIHYAPTNKTIESEPSKDQSLMAYGYYPTLGDMAKLAELIHQDGKFGGKQILSAEKVKELQPREGHIGLPTGERERPYYHEAFWYSQMDSKWGCALYYPAMTGFGANYVAIFPKDITTIRIAKNLDNTRPSRTMDNFEETADAIADLCE
- a CDS encoding hydantoinase/oxoprolinase family protein, which gives rise to MSMDGAGIGSGPKRARMRLAIDVGGTFTDVFVLDSDGNQTVAKVPSTSNPIDAIMNGAEAANIDWHDVELFTHGTTVATNALITRNFKPAAMVTTEGFRDVLEIGRGTREDPWDAYKEGTPPYVRRRDRFVVSERINYRGEIIEPLDEVQAREVARILRKRGVTAVAVCFINAYVNGVHEARMAEILAEELGPEVAITTSHETHPEIFEDDRFSTTVANTILAPIIRPYARDIARRTRDAGYEADVLLLHSGGGVMTPATAEKYAARLAASGIAAGAIASKYFAELCGYSNAIGLDMGGTSADISLAENGHLRTTDKWEVDWGHPICFPSIEVLTIGAGGGSISWLDKAGSLRNGPQSAGSTPGPACYKAGGTEPTNTDANIILGRVGSSLAGGKKALDRDAALTAMTRIAEPLGLDHVEASLATLRVANANMADAVRLISIARGHDPRDFALVAFGGAGPLHGVDIARELNIPVVIVPPNPGVTSAVGCMLVDVQHDVTQMFFQDAASAEPKDIEAAFKLLELEGRDRLERDGVAAKDMTFQRFVDMRYRGQWRSLAVPVPGEVKSMDEALAIFHDEYEKAHNFRREDFPVEIYRLTVRAIGVTPKPTFPKVAIDPSREAVSKGTREVWFHGQQQALTTTLYDRENLPAGVTINGPAIIDQLDSTTVIPPGDVAYIDQWLNIQIKLGAA
- a CDS encoding hydantoinase B/oxoprolinase family protein — encoded protein: MTVFKSELDPITFEVLRNAFVNIVDQMAEQLLRTCYSFVIYCRDFSSGLSDPQGNLVMQGTGDIAAHVGTLHYTCKAIIEEFGDDIHPGDVFIINDPFRGGSHFNDTRILRPMFYKGELIGYSQANGHWADMGGATPGSFNITALDHMGEGLRITPVRVWSKGVWLDDVARMIAANTRNPGDVIGDMQAQAEATAVAEREIQRLCDKYGVETIKTAFREVQDWVEVLMRNRLAELPDGTWYAEDYIDQDPKLEEGLIPIKIKFTIDGNHAHYDLSGSHPQISTFLNAAYGGSFAGIVAGTKYQFPDLPLNSGLYRAVTVNVGEPGTVVNAEWPSPCAGFCSGPFEKLMNSVFGLWANILPERTMGCAFNLEYLLVGGRDTRIKGRPYFMWYDWMAGGWGGRNGRDGFNATAPVFGAQYGVQPLEGQERLAPVLTKCHDFVQDSAGPGESRGGLGAEKGGAVFEGERIVVSYCCDRERSVTWGMWGGLPSIPHGVWLNKGTERERYLGSIFSNLPIELDDVFTRPSAGGGGVGDPLMRDPQLVCEDVADEYVSVKRARIDYGVVIRVIDKDLSQYEVDEEATVAERKRIAEARLGWLDEDAESVAARYRSGEFIDMDCIRQYGVILDWGNGKLLENTTRQFREMMKRRVVPYWGKTLAVLSREASDRARVAA